A region of Lemur catta isolate mLemCat1 chromosome 22, mLemCat1.pri, whole genome shotgun sequence DNA encodes the following proteins:
- the DEFB130B gene encoding beta-defensin 130B, translating into MRLHSLLSVFLLFVTIISEGETGIIPGLKQCVILKGVCKDGGCTTLDDTIGVCNYEKKCCRRWWVLNPYPTPIPKGKSP; encoded by the exons ATGAGACTCCATTCcctcctttctgttttcctcctctTTGTGACTATAATATCAGAAG GAGAGACTGGCATTATTCCAGGGCTAAAACAGTGTGTCATTTTGAAAGGAGTGTGCAAAGATGGAGGATGTACCACCCTGGATGATACCATTGGTGtatgtaattatgaaaaaaaatgttgtagAAGGTGGTGGGTATTGAATCCTTATCCAACACCGATTCCCAAAGGAAAGTCTCCTTAG
- the LOC123626550 gene encoding putative beta-defensin 108A encodes MKPGLLLSAAMRIPVLFFTILFFMSQVLPARGEFKEICERPNGSCQEFCLETEIHVGRCLNKQHCCLALGHHPGIESTTPDHK; translated from the exons atgaagccAGGCCTCCTTCTCTCTGCAGCCATGAGGATTCCTGTTCTCTTCTTTACCATTCTCTTCTTTATGAGCCAAGTTCTACCAG CCAGGGGCGAGTTCAAGGAGATCTGTGAGCGTCCAAATGGCTCCTGCCAGGAGTTTTGCCTCGAAACAGAAATCCACGTTGGGAGATGTTTAAATAAGCAACACtgctgcctggccctggggcacCATCCTGGCATTGAGAGTACTACACCTGACCATAAATGA
- the LOC123626551 gene encoding putative protein FAM90A5P, protein MRWKAGRYPQPENNTLSKAQTMRKQQRGRSGPRAPRPEEENPRIPSRPMPVYTAKKRPLLDPLLTSHPPVKKSDLSSVGHSVFPITRPEVSTFSSSGRNRGQAVALTDTPKPALNHYGQDSLIFDKLAHHRENDVSLSAPQDATKILGLSQVLQPQAGAKCPALISQPCPPPATRRLGQVFNLNIRAPGKRSAQRPSQTCQHPQKKPRHSPLQTPQKSTGRSELRPVNNDQSPPRAAGLQAKVSPESTKKKAAQVPSAGLQPPQRRAPLNPLQACTESRLLSPSSAPGQPLRMTFRRLDNGQWISSLLPSAFCLPPEKPGPPALRPHFLEKCEDKCVCVPLNVLFENFRIASSEDSESE, encoded by the exons ATGAGGTGGAAGGCAGGTCGCTACCCACAGCCTGAGAACAACACACTCAGCAAAGCCCAGACCATGAGGAAGCAGCAGAGGGGACGCtcagggcccagggctccccgACCCGAGGAGGAGAATCCCAGG aTCCCAAGTAGGCCAATGCCGGTCTACACAGCCAAGAAGAGGCCTCTCCTAGACCCTCTTCTTACTAGTCACCCACCTGTCAAGAAATCTGACTTGAGCTCTGTGGGCCATTCAGTGTTTCCCATCACAAGACCTGAAGTCAGCACCTTCTCCAGTAGTGGACGAAATAGAGGACAGGCAGTGGCTCTCACTGACACCCCCAAGCCTGCATTAAACCACTATGGCCAGGACTCTCTTATCTTTGACAAGCTGGCACACCACAGGGAAAATGATGTCTCCCTTTCAGCTCCCCAGGATGCCACAAAAATCCTTGGTCTCAGCCAGGTcctgcagccccaggcaggagccaAGTGTCCTGCTCTGATCTCACAGCCCTGCCCACCGCCTGCCACACGTAGGTTGGGCCAAGTCTTCAATCTCAACATCAGGGCACCAGGCAAGAGATCTGCCCAGAGGCCCAGCCAGACTTGCCAGCATCCCCAAAAGAAACCGAGACACAGCCCCTTGCAGACCCCTCAGAAGAGCACTGGCAGATCGGAGCTGCGCCCTGTGAACAATGACCAGTCTCCACCAAGAGCAGCTGGACTTCAAGCAAAAGTGTCACCTGAATCGACCAAGAAGAAAGCAGCCCAAGTACCCAGCGCTGGGTTGCAACCTCCACAGCGCAGAGCTCCCCTGAACCCTCTCCAGGCCTGCACCGAGTCCCGTCTCTTGTCACCCAGCTCTGCTCCAGGCCAGCCCCTCAGGATGACCTTCAGGAGACTGGACAATGGACAGTGGATCTCCAGCCTCCTGCCATCTGCCTTTTGCCTCCCTCCTGAGAAGCCAGGCCCTCCTGCTCTGAGACCACACTTCCTAGAGAAGTGTGAGGATAAGTGTGTCTGTGTCCCATTGAATGTCCTCTTTGAAAACTTTCGTATTGCCTCCTCTGAGGACAGTGAGTCAGAGTGA